A portion of the Canis lupus baileyi chromosome 6, mCanLup2.hap1, whole genome shotgun sequence genome contains these proteins:
- the C6H1orf105 gene encoding uncharacterized protein C1orf105 homolog isoform X1: MERRELKVSVPKFGKIPWLSEASLINKPLVLSLPKRYPQNSGTFLISSKKDMNLPILFQVPDVLSKARRIQSNPMLIRNKQLCSTCQEIKMVQPKPVIIPHNLKLSFENLMSHRMSLHPPKAQAVLKHSHNDISTAALHYSYVHLLLIDKRIASSARASALTCVSSFRDINTGLVKRAFTTDCPFWAPGQLSSMNCWQIPMQLCRRHNSLPCPERSQWARQ; this comes from the exons gTTTCTGTTCCGAAATTTGGCAAGATTCCTTGGCTTAGCGAGGCCAGCCTCATAAACAAGCCATTAGTGCTCAGCCTCCCCAAAAG atATCCTCAGAATTCTGGCACTTTCCTGATTTCATCCAAGAAGgatatgaatttgcctattttatttcAAGTTCCAGATGTCTTATCTAAG GCCAGGAGGATCCAGAGTAACCCCATGCTGATCAGAAATAAGCAGCTGTGCTCCACatgtcaagaaataaaaatg GTACAACCAAAACCTGTGATAATCCCTCATAATCTGAAACTATCCTTTGAGAATCTTATGAGTCATAG AATGAGTCTTCATCCACCAAAAGCCCAAGCTGTACTCAAACATTCCCATAATGACATCTCAACAG CTGCCCTGCACTATTCTTATGTGCACTTGCTACTAATAGACAAAAGGATAGCATCTTCAGCAAGAGCTTCAGCATTGACCTGTGTCTCATCTTTTAGAGACATCAACACTGGGCTGGTGAAG AGAGCATTCACTACAGACTGCCCATTCTGGGCCCCAGGACAGCTGTCTTCAATGAACTGCTGGCAGATACCTATGCAACTCTGCAGGAGACACAACTCTCTTCCTTGCCCAGAAAGGAGCCAATGGGCAAGACAGTGA
- the C6H1orf105 gene encoding uncharacterized protein C1orf105 homolog isoform X2 produces MERRELKVSVPKFGKIPWLSEASLINKPLVLSLPKRYPQNSGTFLISSKKDMNLPILFQVPDVLSKARRIQSNPMLIRNKQLCSTCQEIKMVQPKPVIIPHNLKLSFENLMSHRMSLHPPKAQAVLKHSHNDISTESIHYRLPILGPRTAVFNELLADTYATLQETQLSSLPRKEPMGKTVRQ; encoded by the exons gTTTCTGTTCCGAAATTTGGCAAGATTCCTTGGCTTAGCGAGGCCAGCCTCATAAACAAGCCATTAGTGCTCAGCCTCCCCAAAAG atATCCTCAGAATTCTGGCACTTTCCTGATTTCATCCAAGAAGgatatgaatttgcctattttatttcAAGTTCCAGATGTCTTATCTAAG GCCAGGAGGATCCAGAGTAACCCCATGCTGATCAGAAATAAGCAGCTGTGCTCCACatgtcaagaaataaaaatg GTACAACCAAAACCTGTGATAATCCCTCATAATCTGAAACTATCCTTTGAGAATCTTATGAGTCATAG AATGAGTCTTCATCCACCAAAAGCCCAAGCTGTACTCAAACATTCCCATAATGACATCTCAACAG AGAGCATTCACTACAGACTGCCCATTCTGGGCCCCAGGACAGCTGTCTTCAATGAACTGCTGGCAGATACCTATGCAACTCTGCAGGAGACACAACTCTCTTCCTTGCCCAGAAAGGAGCCAATGGGCAAGACAGTGAGGCAATGA
- the C6H1orf105 gene encoding uncharacterized protein C1orf105 homolog isoform X3: MNLPILFQVPDVLSKARRIQSNPMLIRNKQLCSTCQEIKMVQPKPVIIPHNLKLSFENLMSHRMSLHPPKAQAVLKHSHNDISTAALHYSYVHLLLIDKRIASSARASALTCVSSFRDINTGLVKRAFTTDCPFWAPGQLSSMNCWQIPMQLCRRHNSLPCPERSQWARQ; the protein is encoded by the exons atgaatttgcctattttatttcAAGTTCCAGATGTCTTATCTAAG GCCAGGAGGATCCAGAGTAACCCCATGCTGATCAGAAATAAGCAGCTGTGCTCCACatgtcaagaaataaaaatg GTACAACCAAAACCTGTGATAATCCCTCATAATCTGAAACTATCCTTTGAGAATCTTATGAGTCATAG AATGAGTCTTCATCCACCAAAAGCCCAAGCTGTACTCAAACATTCCCATAATGACATCTCAACAG CTGCCCTGCACTATTCTTATGTGCACTTGCTACTAATAGACAAAAGGATAGCATCTTCAGCAAGAGCTTCAGCATTGACCTGTGTCTCATCTTTTAGAGACATCAACACTGGGCTGGTGAAG AGAGCATTCACTACAGACTGCCCATTCTGGGCCCCAGGACAGCTGTCTTCAATGAACTGCTGGCAGATACCTATGCAACTCTGCAGGAGACACAACTCTCTTCCTTGCCCAGAAAGGAGCCAATGGGCAAGACAGTGA